Proteins co-encoded in one Stomoxys calcitrans chromosome 5, idStoCalc2.1, whole genome shotgun sequence genomic window:
- the LOC106089119 gene encoding uncharacterized protein LOC106089119, producing the protein MDVINVPKKIHRHALKALSVLSDGITEKIIPFYTIMEMVEYQMRNLMPVRDLEAALKTSLHMLSAVGVIKNCGQDRYAIGHSYGATLPSPSSRAANSEKSRKRTYSTNAKPGDDLHPTHKRNRTNNKASLSSESNELEENIVKSKTTVAGNLNMTTHFTKEPVESNVTDQVNVSIDVILPANKEETDDEQKILTCSKSKESLIAGSQVQNTSSGKLHSNIQEEPQRNVEADTSSIHNQPDVTNIVTNNQKEDNIFTCSKSTESSNPCSQVQNISSGKLHSNIHEEPLRNVEADTSSIHNQPDARNIDTNNQKVPANEPASSKVDSNEESNKSKTSVAIESMFYLN; encoded by the exons atggacGTGATTAATGTACCAAAAAAGATACACCGTCATGCCTTGAAGGCATTGAGTGTCCTAAGTGATGGCATTACAGAAAAAATCATACCATTTTACACTATAATGGAAATGGTTGAGTATCAAATGCGTAATTTGATGCCTGTTCGAGATTTAGAGGCTGCTCTCAAAACATCTCTACATATGTTAAGCGCAGTGGGTGTAATCAAGAATTGTGGTCAAGATCGCTATGCCATTGGTCATTCTTATGGAGCTACTTTGCCAAGTCCCAGCAGTAGAGCTGCCAATTCGGAG AAATCACGAAAAAGGACTTACAGTACAAATGCCAAGCCAGGGGATGATTTACATCCAACTCATAAAAGAAACCGCACAAACAACAAAGCATCCTTGTCTTCTGAATCCAATGAACTAGaggaaaatattgtcaaatctAAAACTACAGTGGCAGGTAATTTGAACATGACCACACACTTTACCAAAGAGCCAGTTGAGTCCAATGTCACGGATCAAGTTAATGTTAGTATCGATGTGATTTTGCCTGCTAACAAAGAAGAAACGGACGATGAGCAGAAAATTTTAACATGCTCAAAGTCAAAAGAAAGTTTAATCGCAGGTTCCCAAGTTCAAAATACCTCTAGTGGGAAACTTCATTCAAATATCCAAGAGGAACCGCAACGTAATGTTGAAGCCGATACTTCTTCCATACATAACCAACCAGATGTTACAAATATTGTGACAAATAACCAAAAGGAGGATAATATTTTTACATGCTCAAAGTCAACAGAAAGTTCAAACCCGTGTTCCCAGGTTCAAAATATCTCAAGTGGCAAACTTCATTCGAATATCCATGAGGAACCACTACGTAATGTTGAAGCCGATACTTCTTCTATACATAACCAACCAGATGCTAGAAATATTGACACTAATAACCAAAAGGTCCCAGCAAATGAGCCAGCTTCCTCTAAAGTGGATTCAAATGAGGAATCAAATAAGTCAAAGACTTCGGTGGCCATCGAATCCATGTTCTATCTTAACTAA